In Cryptomeria japonica chromosome 10, Sugi_1.0, whole genome shotgun sequence, a genomic segment contains:
- the LOC131858939 gene encoding UDP-glycosyltransferase 83A1-like: MAPHALLVPFPAQGHINPMMQLAWKLVSHGFLVTFLNSDSNHNRMLKANTLNSLRDNIRMISVPFQFPAMDTPERLANAMELLEKGMGPSVIDQVVQEINAKEEENKVTCIIANVWMCFGLQPVAMLHKVSLAFFHTGYVSLFAILHITANWVSHGILPSDGIPKEDKTIQYLPSMPPLHPGELHRYWAGEYMFRKGIRMAEEIKHTKWMLFNSFLEIEAPVVETLSKEVGVYPIGPLIAPEFLKCTTSTKVQPSFWKDETECLQWLDKQCARSVIYISFGSSTVLSEKQVEELALGVEATQRPFLWVESITMGVPMLCWPYVADQFLNRMYVVDAWKLGLPLNANSQGILEKGEFVKSVEILLESKQGLEIREESRKLKIIARDVIEEGGSSWNNFNLFVTAMKRPPNE, encoded by the exons ATGGCTCCTCACGCGCTTCTCGTTCCTTTTCCTGCACAAGGTCACATTAATCCCATGATGCAGCTCGCCTGGAAGCTCGTCTCTCATGGATTCCTTGTCACTTTCCTCAACTCCGACAGCAATCATAACCGTATGCTCAAAGCCAACACTCTAAATTCCTTGCGTGATAACATCAGAATGATATCCGTTCCCTTCCAATTCCCAGCTATGGATACTCCAGAACGTCTTGCAAACGCTATGGAGTTGTTGGAAAAGGGCATGGGGCCTTCTGTAATCGATCAAGTTGTTCAGGAAATAAACGCCAAGGAAGAAGAAAACAAGGTCACCTGTATAATTGCGAACGTCTGGATGTGCTTTGGCTTACAGCCGGTAGCCATGCTCCATAAAGTTTCCCTCGCCTTTTTTCACACTGGTTACGTTTCACTCTTCGCCATTCTCCACATTACTGCCAATTGGGTCTCGCATGGCATCCTTCCTTCAGATG GAATTCCGAAGGAAGATAAAACAATTCAATATCTTCCCTCCATGCCGCCGCTGCATCCTGGAGAGCTTCATCGGTACTGGGCAGGCGAATACATGTTTCGGAAAGGGATTCGCATGGCAGAGGAAATCAAGCACACTAAATGGATGCTCTTCAATTCTTTCTTAGAGATTGAAGCTCCAGTAGTCGAAACATTGTCCAAAGAAGTGGGCGTGTATCCAATAGGCCCTCTAATTGCTCCTGAGTTTCTCAAATGCACGACGAGCACTAAGGTCCAACCAAGTTTCTGGAAAGATGAGACGGAATGCTTACAATGGTTAGATAAACAGTGTGCCCGCTCTGTGATCTACATATCTTTCGGAAGTTCTACAGTTCTGAGCGAAAAGCAAGTGGAAGAACTTGCTCTGGGAGTCGAGGCCACCCAGAGGCCATTTCTGTGGGTT GAAAGCATCACCATGGGCGTGCCCATGCTTTGTTGGCCTTATGTCGCAGACCAGTTTCTTAACCGCATGTATGTTGTGGATGCGTGGAAATTGGGTTTGCCATTAAATGCGAATAGTCAAGGAATTCTAGAGAAGGGGGAGTTTGTGAAAAGTGTAGAGATTTTGCTGGAATCGAAACAAGGCCTGGAGATAAGAGAGGAGTCCAGAAAGTTGAAGATAATTGCTAGGGATGTAATCGAGGAGGGGGGCTCCTCGTGGAATAACTTTAATCTATTTGTCACGGCCATGAAGCGACCACCGAATGAATAA